The Caenorhabditis elegans chromosome I genome includes the window TTGAGctgatttttgaagagtttcAGAAACAACCTGCAAATAAGCTTTAACGAgaatcaaacttttcaaattccaaattaaaatattcgtTGGCTCCCCGAAGAATTTGCAgcacttttttcagttaagAAAACGATCAAACATTCTTACACATTTAACATGAAACAACtgccgagttttttttaccTCTAGCGAGATCTTCACTTGACAGTACCCAATTGATAATCTCTGATCTTGATCGACTTATGAAATCTTCTCTCGCTGAAATTATGACGACATTATATTCTTttcaattcttgaaaatttcgtaTTGTGATATATTCTTCCCAAGAGGAATCCTCCAATGCACTATAGTTATTTCATCctaaaaaagcttcaaaatcaTCTTCCAAATGAAAAGTTCATATGCActattcttttttgaaacagcaaaGTCATGAGAAAATTTATTAGTCAGAGCCTAATTTCCGGTTACTTACGTGTTTAAATTGGACCAACAAGGAATTAGTTTCTGAttgtgaaagaaaaataatcaactaacatcttttaaaaatcttcttTGAATCTTTTTGAATCTCTTCGCCAGGGGTATTTCTTAAATAAGGTCTTCCAAATCCTGAACTGATTCTAGCAATAAATTCCGGTGTCAATGGCCCAATGCCGTCATCATCAATGTGTGGAAAACCGTCAGAGGACATCTGAAAGTTTATAAAACATCCTAAACTTTGAACATTATTATTGTCGAGACggaaaaatgtgttcaaaatattgtttaagTTTGAGAAACTTATAGTTAAGTTGAACCAACCAAATCCATAAATCGTAAAAATCGTAGAAAGTTTGTGCCCGCGTCTAAAGATTGGACTGTGCAATGTCCCCTCAGATTTTCTACATAGCGCTAtctaaatttgataaaatcgtgtgaaaattgagaataaagttttttgagtATGCTGATTATGAATATACAATTGTTTTCCGTGTCACAGTTTTTCGATCTTTGATGTATCAAAAATTAAGGGGATCTTGGACGTGCACACTGTACTTGAAATGTTGAAGGTATACGGTAGCATAGATCCTATCCTACTCTTTCAGAGAGTAAACGTCAAAGCCTTTGGTaaacagaaaatcgaaaaagtaaCTGAATTATAAATCTTCTctaatcaaaatttcttcaaatttagttttcctAAACACCAAAAAACGGCTGTGCGGGGCAACCAGGGCAaccaaataggaaaaaatcagGGGCGCAGAGAGAAGAGATGTGAATAAGGGAAAAAGAGGACTAAACCAAGTGGCAGCTATGACAGCCGAGTGTCTCTCTCTATTTCTCTCCATATCTTTTCCTACTTTTCACTAGAACGTCGCaagactccgcccattttgcCTGAACCCCTTGCACTTATTATCTAGGCATTGAGATATGTTTCTGATAAACGTTGttgaatggaaaatgaaaagtacATAATGACTGAAATAATAAAGAAACTCTTGGCGAACtgatttgaatttcaatgtaTTTCCCTGAAATGTTGAAGTGGCTTACTAGGGAACCGTCACAAGGTGCCTATTGGAGTTGCATATGAGACCTATGTCATTCGATAGCccatgtcttaaaacggttactcGTAAATTTTTAGCTGCGAAACTCTAGAAACAAGCTCACGACGTGCTCTCAACGATCCTAAAATAGTACTATAGCAAggcgaatttttcatttttcgttcaaataaaataaaaaaaagtttcttcaaaaacaattaaataccAATAAAATGTTGGTATATAatgttttttcacaattttgaaggtgaaacaatcatttttgctgaaattggaACGAATTGTTGCTTGCACATGCTCTTACAGAGcacaactttgacagctccaATCTTGTTGCACAAGgaagatttcaaaaagctATCAACTGCAAATCTATGAAGCACATTAAgaacaacattttgttagttaaaaatttgtttttatctaAAAGAACTGGGGAACTAGAGCAGTTTTCGTTAAGTGCGCTTTCCCACTAAATTTTGATTGATTCCCACTCTGAAATTCtgagaacacaaaatttgcaacaaaatggctacggggattttcaaaaaaattagtttgaagccagatattaattttcaaagtttggaaaatgtactaattttgcatataaatggTCAATTCCATTTAATCTCAAAATGTGCTCTAAAAGGTATGACTCAAAATTCCCTTTTTTGTCTTGAACTCGGCGGttattgaagtttttagaATACCATTTTCATGGCTAAAAAGCGAATGtggtaaaaaaaatcaccgtctaattttgggtataaAGTTAATTATCtagcgttttcaactcgatttaggtattttgaaTTCTGTGGACGAAGAGATTTGGTGAAacgttttaaaacaaattttgagtctaataaagcaataaaaaatttgactacaACACTCCTGTAATCCCAAATTATGCCCCAAAAGGTTAATGGTTTTTGTGTCGTTGTAAATTTGGGTAAGAGTTTGGTAAAAGTTGGGTCAAAGTTTGGTTACTTTTTGGCGCAACCGAATTCTACGTTCGATTGTTATATAGATTATTTAGGCGTAAatccaaaaactaaaatgatttttgttttcatttcatGTCACcttttttaccgatttttctcattgagacccgaagaactcgggggatgtccaattggggggattaccaactcgggggattggccccgcccacagaaccgtggcttgcaatacgcccatttctgcaactgccgcacggttttaaaactgtatttttctcattagagcgagaaacaacaagaaaaaataattttaaaactgtgcgacagttgcagaaatgggcgtattgtaagccacggttctgtgggcggggccaatccctcgagttggtaatccccccaattggacatcccccgagttcttcgggtctcttCTCATTTACTCATTTATaatattgtattttcaaaagaaaaagcaCACCGAATTCCGCGAACTTGTCCATTTCTGGTGTAGGCACTGTTTTAGATTTATTACAAGAAGACCGGCAATACATTCGTCTCACTTCAAGacttttataaattatttttcaagatcGGTATATTTGGTGAACTTGAAAACTACACCCTCTCGTAGTTTTCCTCTACATGGGACACACATTCAACCGAACAATgagtttttcgagtttttatttattttctctttattGTTTGAGACATCACATCAAACAACGAACAATATTTTCATCAGTAGATTTTTAAGTGCCGGCATCTCGTCTCttaatagttttaaaacttacaCACATTTTACTTTCCGAGTGCTCAGATTTTCCCTCGAAGCTTCATCGCATTTactattccaaaaatttagttttactGTACcttttaacttatttttttaagatcgtgttgaatattttgaatatttttattcaataaacaTATTACTGACAAATAGTTAAGTGATTATGAAGTGTCTAATCACTTAACTGGAATAAGTATTTAAATTAATTCCATCAtatttttgatgcaaaattgagaaaagttcTGATTTGCTCCAGAGTTCAATGGCGGCGCCCCGTGGTCTCTTTTAGTCATAAGACAACTATGAACAAAAACTGGGTGCTCCTTGATGCTGAAATTGATAAGATAAGGCAAAGAGGAAATGATACCAATTGATACTaaattgtttgtatttttgtgTACCTGTGATGTTggtcaaatcaaaaaatggaattgaaatatgaaaaagtatATGGAGCAGTTCTTTGTAGTTTTGTAGTCATGCAAAACactcaaaatcagaaaataatacAGTAATTCACAGAAAAACGCCTGTAAGTAACTCCCTCATAAACTTTTAGAGTACACCGTACAACGTTTTGACAACCTTTCGCCTACTATGTTtaagttaatttaaaaaatacatttttgataaattcccAGATGGCACCAGCAGTACTAAAAAGAAAGATTGGACTTTATACacggaaacttttttcatttacttgttttttatttgaaagtgtCTATTAGGCAATTGTATGTAGAcctattttcagacatttacTGTTAACAACAGTACTTTTTGTTTCGcacttttataaattttcagtgactAGTTAGTTTTAACTATAGATTAATGAATTAATgcattcaaaattataaaacttttcaatgtgTGAAGTAAAATTTATCATTTGTTTTGACTTTaaatcttataaaaaatatttgaattcagaTGAAACCGTGTCATACAACGGAAATTATTTGcaatattcaatttatttattcactGTTTCTTTGTAGGCtttcactaaaaattagcACATGTTGGcggaaattctggaatgttttcaagtcaaaaaaatctgaagttgTCTTCActtatatcaattttaaaaattcagttttttttttcaaaaaaatctatatagTTTACAGTTAGTTGTGTGCTTGTCTTAAGTAAAAGTCAAAATAACAATTCACTTTTTGTAACAACTTCACATTCTTCGTAAGTAGTAAAAAACtccgaattaaaaaatttcagatcaaagtTTTCCGCTTCAAATATATTTCCGACAGCTAATTGTTTTGTaggaacattttaaaaaaatttcctttgaATGGCTTAGGCGTAATTCGGCGGTTCAAAAGCTGTGCTATCTTCAGCtagctgaaaacttgaatttggtttcagaaaatttatttacatttcaaacaatttgtgtttttctcAAATAGTGGTTTCCATGatcttttcgaaaaactcaTAGAACACAGGCaaacaaaaacacattttttcaataatgatCAAATACACCTTTGAAGATCGAAACAAATCGAATAGTATGAAAACAATGACGTCATCACGTGGAAAGCGTGATTTGAAACTGATGAAAAATGGTGTCACGTGGTGTGGTCAGTGtctagagagaaaaaagagaaaaaatagagaCAGTGTCATGGGAAAATAGAAAGAGGGAGGAGAAGAAGTGATTGTGAGAATAGTTCAGTTATTGCCTAACTATCTGTTTCTCTTCACCCTCTCTTAttctcttgttttttcttcttggtgttctttttattttctcataagATCAAATCATTTTTGTCTGTTCTTGCATCATCTCTTTCTCTCATTGTGTTTGTCATGTGTTTTTGGTGGGTGGCAGAGAGTGGTCTCTTgaagtgagagagagagagagtagTTATGATTGTTGTACCACCACGTCACGGGTGTATAGTTTCAGAACGTATATAACATGATGATTGGCAGAGGATGTTGAGGCTGAAATTGGTGATTCTCCTTCGATTTATTAATTATACGTTTATTAATGTTagattttaaaagattttctaTTGTACaatctttttttgattttgattatCTCGATACGCCAGAGAGAAAAATACCCCTTATATAATtgtaatttcacaaaattcaaatataatattaaaattttggttttactTCTTGTTATCATATAATCTGAGATGAAAcgaataatttaaattgtattgttttcccgattttttagtaatatgcagtattttttttaaacttataaGTGGAGGAGCTCTTGTggagttatttcaaaaatttcttccaTAATTCTAAAAAGACCcaatatctttaaaattttaatttttttttcaataaaaaaataccgttgtgaaaatcggcaattgctcagttttgtaataataataataatattggAAGTCGattaaacaaacattttcttagagttttaaattttctcaaacttatGATTTAATTATTGTAGGgctttgaaaatgcaaaatttacctaaacttttcaaagattcaaaattttgaaaatattttaatttgccaaaaatccaattaaaaaacattttttcaacccGGTTTTAGTAAGGGTAAGCATAATCCTCACTGGCGCAACACttcaaataatatttccataaaattaatattggataatttttagatatatttttattatgtttttcgaaagaaaataaaaatttttcataatttaatgttacaaactgtaaaataataaaaaaaaccacatttttttgctgaatattaccatttttcaattaagtCTAGAAGAATATCAATAATAGTTTTAGCAaattattaaactttttttcctcaaaagactgttgttccaatttttaactatTTCCCACAATTTACCAAggaaaaatgtgagttttgcAAAGAAGTCCtacatgaaaaataaaataatctgCGTTCTTTGTGTCGTACTAGGTGCCGAGAGAGAGAGTTAGTGTCAAGAGGTGCTGGGGCgggaaaatgttattttggtcattttccaTGTCTCCGGTGCTCTCTTCACTCACTCtcacaaaataataattatttatgaTTCTTCTATAATCCTCTTCAGCTGTTGgtctttttaaataaataagcAGATATAGACATTGCGTGTTGCCTGTTAACTCGAACACACCTTCGCTTTTTTGACAACACTGTAGAAATTCAGtgcttatttttgaaattatttttttttcaagttttgtccgcctttttaaaaaatctatttggaacaaaaaataaaattgataatttttatctCCCTAACTACTTTTCACTGAAagtcattttacaaaaatttgtagattttccaattcgtattattgataaaacattttttgaatacttatgactttttacaatttttgaattaaattttgacaaaaaaacgaacttttaaaacaatgaAACACAGCTtgtgccgaaaatcaaaaaattaacacattttcatttaaaaaaacaaaaaaacttttttattaattctcTGAAATTCCGAAAGactcatttcattttcttaaTATGCTTGTACAAATTTACAAAAGTAAGTAagcgaaataaaattttagaaagtgTCGTATATTAGTatagaatctgaaaatgttgaactcataaactcaaaaaccaaaatttgatatacaaaaaaaataatccaaaCTACATGGTCAATTCAAACCGCGGGAAAAAAGTACATAAATCGCACCAAagatttccgaaaaatgatgaaatctGTCCATATGATCTGTTATCAGTGGACGAAGGAGGTGGGTCGGAAGAGAAGAGAATGGGGGTATAAAATGAAAAGGGAATGgggcaaaaaatgtgaatctTATGATTTTGTACAAGAATAAAACAaagtttgacaatttttttttcgtttccaaGAAACTTGAAATCGTTCTTGTTCTTCATATTCTCGTTTCTTCTttcattcttcaattttcccaaacttttcatttcttgTTCTTTAACTTTCTTGGTACAAATTTTCTAACTGAAtctattttcagcaatttcaaatcaactctataatttcaaaaatgtctggaaAGCTAGAAATAATCTCACTTGAAGAATTTGATGAACCATTCGAGGAGATTCTCAAAGCAGAAGccgaagaagctgaaaaacaaTGGACTGGAAATTCATTTGATTCATGGGAAACAGTCAGTTCTGTTGGTGTCAACGTATCATattcaaattatcaattttaaaaaggatTCTGCAAATTATTCTGCCATATCAATCATCTCAATCGAATTACGGGctttaaattcaaatcaatctcactctttcaatttctaaatatATGTGATTTAATTGTATGAAGCATTccatgaaaataaattaattttatgaaGCTTGAAGCAActtttatcttcaaaaatcagaaaattttagattgcTGTggctttttccatttttttgaaacttaaaaaaaattattttgcaaaaaatcttaaaaaaacacCGGGGATTTGAAATTCAACTGTTAACTGAAAATATGACAAATGTTTCAATAACATCAAATTAATAAGGAACTTAACTGGGTTTGAAGCAACAAAGTGGTTCAGAATTCTCATGTTAACCATGACAAATACACGCTGATCATATCACCAACGGACATAACGCACACTGTGACTTGCAAATGGTGACAAACGGTGatagatttgtcaaaaatgaattGCTATCTATTTACAACCAagttttcttaatattttgaattaaattgaatttatttacgTTCTACAGAAGACTTAGAATATCAGGAGAGGACCACTCTTGACTCTTCCCTCGTCCGCTCGTCTGCAAAACGTCTCCCAACAAAgtgaaaacttaaaatgaaacagaaaaaaactttaaatatttcgTTTAGACAAGATACCGGTCAGCAAAAACTGCGGGCGTAGAGTAAACGAAGGggcaataaataaaaaacaatc containing:
- the F55H12.7 gene encoding uncharacterized protein (Confirmed by transcript evidence), producing the protein MTSLFSYYSICFDLQSIKEHPVFVHSCLMTKRDHGAPPLNSGANQNFSQFCIKNMMELI
- the F55H12.7 gene encoding uncharacterized protein (Confirmed by transcript evidence), encoding MTKRDHGAPPLNSGANQNFSQFCIKNMMELI
- the F55H12.2 gene encoding uncharacterized protein (Partially confirmed by transcript evidence) — protein: MSGKLEIISLEEFDEPFEEILKAEAEEAEKQWTGNSFDSWETDSANYSAISIISIELRALNSNQSHSFNF